A window of Acinonyx jubatus isolate Ajub_Pintada_27869175 chromosome B2, VMU_Ajub_asm_v1.0, whole genome shotgun sequence genomic DNA:
TCATGTTATCAACGTCtaatatggctttttttttttttggggggggggaatcaggTTCGTTGATAAGATCaactactttttcattttaacagcCTATTTTCCTTCTGCTAAAAGGGGTCTCTCTAGAATGTCCAGAATGCTTTAAAATCATTAACTGGCACTCACGATTTAAGTTTGCAAACGCGGGTTCTGGGTTTGAGTGAAATTTAAGAAGCAGGTATGCCAGGCCAGTTCCACACGTGAAAAAGCGGGACTTTACGGGACACGAGTGACTGTGGTGTGGTAATTGTCTGACAGTCCCTTACGTATTAGCACGAATCCTAAAtcactgacattaaaaaaagtccACTATCACCTGTTGGGCGAGGCATTTTTACTATGAAGCCTTGTTAAAATTTCtctctaggagcacctgggtggctcagtcaggcatcccactttggcccaggtcatgatctcgcgctcatgggctcgagccccacatcgggctctggaacccgcttcagattctgtctctgtctctctctgcccctcccctccttgcgcTCGGTCTCCGAAatataaacattgtaaaaaaccttaaaagagaAGTTTCTTTCTAGACATTTCTCGttgtttaaaaccaaaaatagCAACAGAAAATTGACCTTTTCAGGAAGACACCACCAGATGGTAGCATTGGATCAATGCTGTCCGTCGGAAGAAACTCCCGGTGTGTTTTAGCAGATGCCTCTTTGCTATGAGTTCCTCTGGACGTTACCTCAAACCAGTATAATGTGACAAACCAGGATGACGTAGTAACCACACTGGAAATTTCTACCTCATCTGCTTTTAGAACTCCGCAAACATGCCCCAGGCTCCCTGGTAGCTAATAAAACCAGCAAATCTAAgtgaagcaaatattttatttaaatcagttGTCAAATCACAGTTTATCCAAAGGAACTTAATGCAACGTTGTCCTTAAAAGAGTGGGCACAGATATGGCACAGACACAATCCAGTACCTAGCAAAATACCATCTGTAAAGAACCTGACTTACTTCatgctgtgtgtgcatgtggtccAGCGTATAAGAGtagaataaaaaacttaaaatagtcGATTACTTTTTGATAAGATGAAAAACATTTCACTACTTTGCCTCGGGATTCAAGCGCACTCATCTGTCCAAACGGCCACAACAATTCAGAGAAAAGGCTTAAAGTTAACCCGCTACTGAAAAAAACTCCCTTCCAACCCCCACTGGgctagaaagaaaaatttcacagTAACAATGGAACCTTCTGtgtttcccccccaaaaaagctttttatttttagcacacTGTGCAGAACAGGAAAGTGAGCGATTTCAGAGCGGCCTGAAACACGGACCCGACCCTCAGTGGGTTTTGAAGTACGAACCGTAGCTTCTGATCAGGAATGTTGTTTCTAAGGAAGCTGTTGTCACAGGTTACAGCTGAGGCTTAGAGCTTCCACCACATCCTGCGTGATACAAAAGGAATGCACCGTATTGTACATTTCCTTAatcgttaaagaaaaaaatatacaatagatACAGGAGGGTTacttaaaacatacatataaatacacaggGAACGATACTCCAGTTTGAGAAGCAGAACTAGGTGCGGCCAACTCCAGTTCCGGGTGGAGAATTTGGGACCTTAAATCAGAAACATTACATGGTATCGGCGGCGGGGAAGAGGGGTGGCCCTGCAGAGGACACGGTAAATGGCTGTAGCCCCCGATTGCTGCCTCAGGGTTGTCAGGGTGCTCCAGAGAGGAGGTCAGTCGATGGGCCTGTTCTTCGGTTCGGAGTCTGAAATACTGGTCGTGAGTCTTTGTCAGCAGCGTTCATCTCCTCCTACTGCCTGTCTTCACATTCTGGTCTTGCAAACACACGGGGCAGAactgtgggaggaaggaagaatcaaAAGTGAGTCaagtctcctctcctcccccgttcattcccCGAGCCGCGGAAGCCCCAGTCGCCGGAGTCCAGCCCCTGAGAAAGCGAGTGGGTTGGGGGCCCACAGCAGGTCGGGCTGGGTCACCAAAAACTGGCGGCTGTGGCTCCAGCATTCAGGTGCATCACACGCACTggggattttttaaatgcttggctACTACTACCGGTGgccaaaaatgttttgtttttttccagagagCTACAAACTACAATTTCAAGCTGTAGGATGAAAACTTACTTTGGGCTTCTAGTTTTGAGGAAAAATTCAATGAACTGGTAAGTATGGTGCTGTGAGCGCAACGTATTTCTTATGCCTTTGAGCCAAACACGCAAACGCACACTTGTGCGCGCACACGTGCCCCGTTTATTTTCTCGGAAAGCAGTCACATGGGGGTAAAACGAAGTCACTGTTTTCATGACACCAGTAAGACTGAACGGGTTGTCAGTGAGGGGGAAAAGGACGGGAAGCGAGGTCTCCTGATCTACTTGACTGCTTTCTCCCCAACTGAAGGTTCTGCATAAAGTCGTTATTATTTAAACTCCTGCTTCCTTTATAGATTTGCCATCAAGTGgcatgaaagaggaaaaagtgttttggaaggaaaggaagctcGCTTACGTGATGTTTTAGGATCCTGTGGGTTCTGATTTTGCTGGTTCTTCCTCTTGTTTCTGCGTCTCTCCCGGTGTCTGGGTTTCGATCTCTTCTTCTGACTCACCGTGGGCTTTTCCTTCCTGAAATTCTACTTCCTGGCCACCTTCCTCCTCTTTCAGCGCTGGTCCATCTGTGTCCAGGGACTCTTTGGTTAAGCCTCCTGAGGCCTCAGAATCTTCCAGGGCTGAGTGGTGGCTCTCAGGGTCATCAACAGCATCATCCTTTTCATCTTCCTGGGATTCAGACAGTGACTTCTCTATCCTTTCGCCTAACTCGGCGCGATCGCCATCTTCTGGAATAGACTTTGTTccagttgtttctttcttttcctccgaCGGAAGAACTGCCTCTTCGAGCTGCTGGTCGGTTACACCGGAACCTTCTACCTCCACGGCTGGAATCTCTTCGGAAGCTTCGCTCACAGCTTTGGAAACGTCAGAGTGGGTTTGTTCCACGGTGGTTAGCGTGGATTCTTCTTCGGCTGCAACGGTGTGTGTTTCATCCTGTGCAGAGGCCTGaagttccctctctttctcctccatttGCGGTCTAGCTTCCTGGGTGTCAGCTTGTATAGGTTGAGCCTGTGTCTGCAAATCAGTGGCTGTTTCTTCAGTACTTACTAACCGGTCAACAACGGTCTGGATCACATTTTGTACAAGTTTACTGCTCTCAGTCTCAAGTTTCAAAATCTCGTTTTCAGCCTTTAAATCTTCCTTGCTAGTTTCACTTACTTGGGCTTCCTGGCAACCAGCCGGCTCGTCCTCTTCATCTGAGGCCCGTTTCTGCGGTGTGGTTTTGTCTGCCTCCAGGTCAGCACTGATGCCTCCCTCAGGCGTGGCCGATACGGCCTCCGGTACGGATTCCGGCTGAGACTCCGTCCCTGCGGGCACCTCGTCTTCCCCTGGCTGAGCAGTGAAGTCCTCATCTTTTGCAGAGGATTTTTCTTCTGGTATTAAATGTGCATCTGCAGATTCCAGGGTTTCAGGTGTTTCTAAAATCTTGACGGTTTCTCCCAAGACCTTCTCCTCCACTGCTGCAGCCGTTAGAGGTAATGACGGCTCAGAGCTTTGAGCTGGAGTTTCTGTGTATACCGCGTCCTCTTGAGCCAGCCCAGGAGAACTTTCTTCCAAACTGGTCACCTCCTTTTCCCCGTCGATGACGGCCACACTAATCGTCTGCACCAGCTGCTTACTAAGCTCTTCAGATACTGTCACGGCTGGTTTTTGCTCAAGTTCCTCTTCACTCGCTGGGGTTGGCTTTGCTTCCGTTTTCTCCCTTTCTACTTCAACTACCAGCTCTTCCTCCACTTGGGCTGGAGGAGATGGCGTGTGGCTCTGGAGTTCAGTATCATCATTCTTCTGAAATTCAGGTTCTTCGGTGACTTCATCTTCAAGGGCAACCTCCATGGTCTCTTTCTCACTGACTGTTGTTTCAGTGTCTGTAGACACCTCAGGGCCTTCAACAAGCGGTGTGTCTTTGGCTTCCCGGTCAGTAGACTGGCCGTCCTCTTCCGTCACTTCAGTCTTTGAAAGAATGGGCACAGTTTCCACTGATACCTCTTCATCTGTATGTTCCCGAACCTCTTCCATTTTTGAATGTCCTGTATCTTCTTCCTGGGATTGAAGACTAGAAGGTGCTGGAGGCATCTGTTCGGGTGCAGGAACGGCCTCTGCTTCTGTGATCTGTGACTGTACCCCAGAGGCGACCTCGGGATCTTCGTGGATGTCTGTCATCTTCTCTTGCTGTGTTACATTTAGAGCCTCAACGTCTGCTACTGGGGTGCTTCCGTTGGTCTCGCTGTCGGTAAGGGTTTCAGCTGAATCGGGAGCAACAGCCTGTTCTAGAATAAATTCTGATTTTACCCCAACCAAGGTTTCAGCTGGACAAGTGGTTCTAAGCTCACTAGGCTCTACACTGTCTGCGACTTGAGGAACTTGTTCCAAGCTTTCGGGGGTGGCCTGTACAACCACCTCCTCCTGTGTCAAGGTCTCAGTCTCAACTTCTTCTACGTGTACTTCCGTCACTATGTCCGTCTCTTTCTTCAGATCCGGCTCTTGAGAACCCTCTTCCGCGTCTACCTTCTCTGGAATTTCGGCCCCTACTTCCTGCACTGTCTGCATCGTGTCTTCTGGCCCTCTGGTGTCGGGCAACTGTGATTCCTCCCTAACTTTTTCTGCGACTGCCTGCAGGACCTCTTGAGTTCGCCTCTCTTGGTCTTCTATGTCTGGCACACTGCCTTCCACCTCCTGAACTGGCGTCGCTTCCTCTGTGGTGACTGGAGAGTCAGTTAACTGAGAAACAGCTGAGACCATGTCGGTGGTCTCTTCAGCACCAGATGCTTCTGCTGCTTCTTCGGCACAAAATGCCTCTGTAGTTTCTGCAGCTGTCACAGCTTCAGAAGTCAACTCCACCTCGCTGACGACTGTGTTGTCAATGGCGTCTTGACCCTCTGGCAGAGTTTTGGCAACAACGGGGGTTTCCTCTGCAAGGACTTCCCCTTCAAATGCCTCCTCAGTTAGGGGTCTGGCTTCCTCTTCTGTTTGTTCAAGAGGTTCTGTCACTGAGGCAGATATCCAAGAGGGTGACCTTTCTTCAACACTGCTAAGAGCCCTTGCCCCGTCAACAACAGTCACAGCCACAGCATGAACCAGAGTCGTACCGAGCTCCTCTGACACAGAAACAGCTACCTTTTGCTCAGGCTTCTCCTCGCCCTTCTGGGCTtgctgtgcttcagttttctccctttctacTGCATCGTACTCGGACAGAGGTACCACAGCTGGGACATCAGAATCATCTTCGTTGACCTCTGTTGGCCCCGTGTCTTCAACGGTGGCTTGTTCCGGTTTCCCATCTGACCTTTTCTTCCTCCGCCCGGGAATAAATTTCTTAATTGAAACCCAAGACTCTTCTTTCCCGGGTTCGACATCTGAAGCTGAATGTTCTAAGCCAGGCCCAGTTACGGAGTCTTCGCTCTTCTCTTCCAGTTTTGACTTGGATTTTTTCCTTGGAGTAACTAATCTTTTAAATGACTCCCAGGTGGAAACTCCCTCCCCCTCAGTGGGGCTCCCAGCTTGCTCGGGTGAGGAGCTTCCTGGCCCTTGATCATGTTCCTGGGAACTAGCGAGGGCAGCATCTGGTCccgtttctttgtcttttcctgcaTCTTCTGGCTTCTGGCCCTCTCCTCCCGCTGGTTTTGGTGCCGCTTCGTCGTCAGAAGATGATGCTTTCCTTGCCCTTTTCTTGGACGATCCCACACAAATTAAAGCTTCCCAGGAGACTGAAGTATCCACCCTGCGCTTTGGTTCTTCGGGCTTTTGCTCCTCTCCGTTGCCTTTTGCTTCCTCTTGCGTCTCAGAGGCTGCGCTCTCCGTGGAAGACAGGGTGGCGCTCTTTACTTTCTCCAATTCGTCCTCCTTATCACTCTCCGAAAGCCTTCGGACACGCTTCTTGGGCGTCACCATCTTTTTGAAAGACGCCCAGGGAGTGACCCCTTCTCGCTTCTTCTCCCCGTCCGAAACAGCGCCTTCCTCGGCGTCCCCCTCTTGCTGTGCGTCCCCGACGCCTCCCTCCAGACACGTGATCTCCTCCGGTTCCTCGGGCGACGAAGCGGAGCTCTCGCCCTTCTGTTCGTCGGTACTGTCCGGAGACTCCGCTGCGGCTTGATGCTCCCCGGCCTCCTCGTCTCCTCCCCCTCGCTTCCCTTTCTGCTTCTTCCCGGAAAGCTTTTTCAAGCCGGTGCCGGTGAAGAGTTTCTTTAAAGGGCTTCCCTGCGCCCTCGTTCTCTCCTGCGAGGACAGCACATCCGCCTCGCTCGCGAGGCCCtcggggtgggcggggggcgcTTTCTCCTCGGGGCTCAGGTCGGCGGGGCGGCTGTGGTCACCGCCGGGGGCGCACACTTCCGTGGCCTTCGCCGGCTCCGCCGCGGGCCTGGCTTTCTCAAGTTCAGCCGGGGTTTCCACAGCTGTTTCAGGTGGCGGGGGTTCCGCGGCTTCCGCTTCCTCCGCCTCGGCTTCCTGCTCCTCGGTTTTCTTCTCTGCCGTGCTGACGACGTGGACTTCTGCGACGATCTCCACCTTGTCGTCGAATATTTCCGTCGCTAGAGGGGCGGGTTTCTCTTCAGAGGCCTCCTGCCCTTGGTCGTCGGAGGGCAGCTCCACTTTTTCATATTCCGCCGACAGTCGGGCCTCGCCGGCGCTCTCGGTGGCCTCCTGTGGCTGTGGCTGTTCAGGAGGAGCCGCTTTCTCAGAGGTCTCTTCCTGTTCTTGTGTGTCTCCTTTTTCTGGCTCTTggtcctttttcttctctgaagctTCCAGCTCATCCTCCTTAGGCTTCCTGAAACTGGTCTTTTTTCTCCAGCCGGCCCAACCTTGAGTGAAGAATTTTTTGAAGGGTGACGCTGTCTCGCTGGCCAGGGGACTCGTCGGGGAGTCTAGAGATTTGGTGGGctccttttgcttttcttctccatctctgccttcctctgctgcTTGGCCAGACTCAGCTTGAAGCGAAATTTCCGTGGTGCTCTGCTCGTGTTTGAGGGCTTCTTCGGGTTTCTCTGTGGATTGTTTTAGCTCACTTTCTTTGGCTGTTGCTTCCCCGGTCTCCTGGCTGGGCTCCTGGTGGTCGCCAGCCCCGTCCGGCGCCCCTCCTCCTTCACTTTCGTCTTTTTTGACAGTGAGCAGTTGGACCGTGTCAGCCTTCTCGGTCTTATCCTTTTTTACAGTGAATTTAAAGCCGACAAACTTAAACACCTTCTTAAATCCAACATCGTTAGACTGGGACTCAGTAGGTTGTATTAGCTCTTCCAAATTGCTTTCTGAAGAAGGAATCTGTTCGATTATTTCAGGCACTTCCTCCTGCCCATCCTTTGTGATGTCACCCACAACCGCTGAACCAGCAGCCATCTCTTTATCTGAGTCTCTTTTGCTCACATCTTCCGACTCTCTCTGTCCAACTATTAACAGAAAAAGGAGagcagtgggggagaagggagaaaattatTACAGTTCAACAAAAccctacatattttaaaaaacataacccATTTATACGTTCTTTAATGTCAGGCAATTCCAGGACAAAGTTAAAGTCTTATCAGTATTTGCAAATCTCAGTACATTAGGCAAACGCTACTTCTTTCAAAGGACCTTGaagaattcaggggcgcctgggtggctcagttggtgaagcgtccgacttctgctcacgtcatgatctcacagttcgtgggttcgagccccgcatcaggctctgcgctgacagcttagagcccggagcctgcttcagattctgtgtctccccttctctcggcccctcccgtgctcatgctgtctctcaataaaaaatagacgttaaaaaaaattaaaaaggggcgcctgggtggcgcagtcggttaagcgtctgacttcagccaggtcacgatctcgcggtccgtgagttcgagcccggcgtcgggctctgggctgatggctcagagcccggagcctgtttctgattctgtgtctccctctctctctgcccctcccccgttcatgctctgtctctctctgtccccaaaaaaataaataaacgttgaaaaaaaaaaattaaaaaaaaaaaaaaagaattcaggttTAAAGATACTACTCTGCTCCTTCTGGTCCCCATGAAGGAAAAGTGAACACATTCAAGTACCAGCATAGTAAGTAGAAGTAGCTGCAGCATCACTAAGAGTGGGTCAGGCAGATGGCATAGGCTCTGTTGCAATGCAAAACAGAATCAATCACGCCCATGATCTAGAATCCACCCCGTTTAGGAGAAATAAGCTAAAGAATAACAAAAAGTAAGAATCCAGACAAATCTAAGGAGGGACATTCTATGTGAATAACTAGCTGGTCTCTGTAACAAGTCCCAAAAAACGGAGCAGGGCTCCGCAGGGAAATTCCAGGCCGGGTCAGGCAAAGTGAGGAACGGAAAGGAGGCGCTCCGTAGCACCACCCAGAAGCGTGTAGAATCGTTAtgtctacacttgaaactaatgtaacattgtgtatcaactttactcaaaaaaaaaattttttttaaaaagctggcaTCCAAAAGCTGAAGCATGGCAAACAACAATGACAATGATGGGTCACAAAACAGGAGTCCACGAATCAAGAGTGATACTAAAAAAGTAACTAGGGAACAGGCAGTATTTCCTTATGAGAAAGACCAATCAATAAATCTAGATTACCTTCCACTTTGATCTATAGTCATTCTCTTTAGAATTCAAAATTCTACTGCATCGGGATTCACATATTATGTATTAAGGACAAGAGTTAACAAAGATGTTTCTTTTATAGCCAGTTACATAGGCTCTTCCTAGACCAGGACAAACAGCTGTTCAGCCTTCAAGATGTGGAACGATGTGGTATTTAAAGACGGACTTATGTCATTCATCAAATACGATACACATAAGTGGATTTTCTTTTGTAGTTATTTGGGGAGAAGAAAGCCATATTGTAGTTCGGTTCACCTGTAGGGCCAGTTGCACTGGACGTTTCCAGTTGCTTCGAAAAGTAAAACTCATTTCTCGTTATgtgaaatagaaagtaaaatgcAGCCCTGTTTCATGGCAAGTGTGGTTACGGgaaattttcctcttttgaagGTGGGTGTGACTGATAAATTTGGAGCTTGTCATATCACCATGAAAATCGGccattcaaaaagaaacaaacaaaaagacagcgGCAGGGGAAAAGTTTTCatagaaaagaacacaaagcaAGGAAACTGTCAGATTCACTATAGCTGAAGTGGTTATTTTATCTGGAAAAGCCTGGTTGGCTGTTTGTCATTAGATGAAGGAAACCGCTCTTTACCCATACCTTTGTAATAACTCATTCAAAGATCCAGAAATGCTAGAAACCTTTGGGCGAAAGGCTGTCAGGAAACCTACAGTTTTAGAGTATTAACACACAGATCAAAAGGGAAAAACTTCCTTTACAGTGGAGAGATCTGGCAGGTACTGCCTTAAACTTAACATCCCTGATAACAGAACAAAACTGTCAGCATGCTTTCTGATGTGAGGCACTGAGAAGGCCAATAAATCACCTACAGTATTCCTACTAAAAATGTTTAGTGGAATCTGTAAGGCAACAATCAGATAAATCAATGAAGgatattctttaaagttttttttttttttaacgtttatttctttttgagacagagagagatagagcatgaacgggggagggtcagagagagagggaggcacagaatctgaaacaggctccaggctctgagcagtcagcacagagcccgacgcggggctcgaactcacataccacaagatcgtgacctgagccgaagtcggacgctcaaccaactgagccacccaggctccccaatgaaGGATATTCTGGAAGACAACTAGCTTGGTCTGATACATCAATGTCACAAgggacaaaaatgaaacaaaaacgcACGTAGACTGTCCGCAAGTAACTTTCAAACAGTTTAAGGAGAGACactgagggctggggtggggggcaggggagagaatgtGCGAAAATATCAGTAACTGGTGGATTAGGTCAAGtgtatatgggtgtgtgtatttgtccacagtttttaaatttaaaaactcatgttTAAAAAACAAGTCAGTGTGATGTAATAAAAGGGAGGGGTACTGAGCTaaattagtaaatttaaaaaagcataacAGTAAGTCAGGCTGGGCATGGTCCTAGATTGGATATTAGTTAGGGCAAACTAACAAAAGGACATTTTGGCTTTTCTTGGGAAAATGTGAGTATGATTTGGGATTAGAGGAGATGGGATTTTCACCAAAACGAAAGAGTTGAAGGTTACCACATAGTATATACAATATGATCACAtttaacccccacccccccacacatacacacctacctCACATATGATCTCTGGGGGATGGAAATGTGatatattttagttttgcttGTATCAATTTCCCTCTAGAATATGTACTGCTTTCTCTAACAAAAAAGTCAATTAAAGTGAACACAGAAAAGGTCTTAATTGTAATAATACACTTAATGCCCATAGAAGATGAAGCTCAGTAATTATAAACAGTATGCATACCAACACATAgaacatatccataaatatgtgagatacagatatatttggaaagacaaaaacaacatgCTTCCCCAAATCCGTAACTTCACCCAGCTTATAGGATCTTTCTTTCCCACGAGAATAGTTTTGTCCTTGATGTGAACTATTACAATCTGTGTCTACAAGTCTCCATCGCAGTACTgggtgggttttattttattctgcagACCATAAGGAAGAGCAACTAAGGAAGCATTCTCATACTAAGCACATGGCACCGTGTGGACAGGGCCTTTGACCGTGACATCGTCGTCTCTAcctttttctgtaagaaaaagcCAATTCGCATTGATTCTACCTGACATCAGCATCTGAGGTAGCATTAaataacaaattcaaaaaaaaacaacagagaactTAATATTTTAGACAGAGAAGGAGGTCTGAAGAAAACCAAGGGTCTCATTATTTCCATCTGAAGTACACTTCCtgatttccctttaaaaaaaaaaaatcactacgaAATACACATTTCTGAGCAACTTGAAGctttataaagaataaagaaataatcagCACCCACACTGTGGCAAACatccaacagaaagaaaaattgagactGTCTAGATGTATGTCATTGGACTTCCTAGAGTATCCCCGGACACTTCTTTCGAGTCAGGAGACAGACC
This region includes:
- the AKAP12 gene encoding A-kinase anchor protein 12 isoform X4, whose amino-acid sequence is MAAGSAVVGDITKDGQEEVPEIIEQIPSSESNLEELIQPTESQSNDVGFKKVFKFVGFKFTVKKDKTEKADTVQLLTVKKDESEGGGAPDGAGDHQEPSQETGEATAKESELKQSTEKPEEALKHEQSTTEISLQAESGQAAEEGRDGEEKQKEPTKSLDSPTSPLASETASPFKKFFTQGWAGWRKKTSFRKPKEDELEASEKKKDQEPEKGDTQEQEETSEKAAPPEQPQPQEATESAGEARLSAEYEKVELPSDDQGQEASEEKPAPLATEIFDDKVEIVAEVHVVSTAEKKTEEQEAEAEEAEAAEPPPPETAVETPAELEKARPAAEPAKATEVCAPGGDHSRPADLSPEEKAPPAHPEGLASEADVLSSQERTRAQGSPLKKLFTGTGLKKLSGKKQKGKRGGGDEEAGEHQAAAESPDSTDEQKGESSASSPEEPEEITCLEGGVGDAQQEGDAEEGAVSDGEKKREGVTPWASFKKMVTPKKRVRRLSESDKEDELEKVKSATLSSTESAASETQEEAKGNGEEQKPEEPKRRVDTSVSWEALICVGSSKKRARKASSSDDEAAPKPAGGEGQKPEDAGKDKETGPDAALASSQEHDQGPGSSSPEQAGSPTEGEGVSTWESFKRLVTPRKKSKSKLEEKSEDSVTGPGLEHSASDVEPGKEESWVSIKKFIPGRRKKRSDGKPEQATVEDTGPTEVNEDDSDVPAVVPLSEYDAVEREKTEAQQAQKGEEKPEQKVAVSVSEELGTTLVHAVAVTVVDGARALSSVEERSPSWISASVTEPLEQTEEEARPLTEEAFEGEVLAEETPVVAKTLPEGQDAIDNTVVSEVELTSEAVTAAETTEAFCAEEAAEASGAEETTDMVSAVSQLTDSPVTTEEATPVQEVEGSVPDIEDQERRTQEVLQAVAEKVREESQLPDTRGPEDTMQTVQEVGAEIPEKVDAEEGSQEPDLKKETDIVTEVHVEEVETETLTQEEVVVQATPESLEQVPQVADSVEPSELRTTCPAETLVGVKSEFILEQAVAPDSAETLTDSETNGSTPVADVEALNVTQQEKMTDIHEDPEVASGVQSQITEAEAVPAPEQMPPAPSSLQSQEEDTGHSKMEEVREHTDEEVSVETVPILSKTEVTEEDGQSTDREAKDTPLVEGPEVSTDTETTVSEKETMEVALEDEVTEEPEFQKNDDTELQSHTPSPPAQVEEELVVEVEREKTEAKPTPASEEELEQKPAVTVSEELSKQLVQTISVAVIDGEKEVTSLEESSPGLAQEDAVYTETPAQSSEPSLPLTAAAVEEKVLGETVKILETPETLESADAHLIPEEKSSAKDEDFTAQPGEDEVPAGTESQPESVPEAVSATPEGGISADLEADKTTPQKRASDEEDEPAGCQEAQVSETSKEDLKAENEILKLETESSKLVQNVIQTVVDRLVSTEETATDLQTQAQPIQADTQEARPQMEEKERELQASAQDETHTVAAEEESTLTTVEQTHSDVSKAVSEASEEIPAVEVEGSGVTDQQLEEAVLPSEEKKETTGTKSIPEDGDRAELGERIEKSLSESQEDEKDDAVDDPESHHSALEDSEASGGLTKESLDTDGPALKEEEGGQEVEFQEGKAHGESEEEIETQTPGETQKQEEEPAKSEPTGS